GGAAGCGTTGATGGCCTGGTCTTACCTGGTGCTTTTCGGTTCGGTTCTCTCTTTTACTTCTTATATCTCCAGCCTGCGTCTATTGCCAATCCATATTGCGATGACTTACGCTTATGTTAATCCGGTTATTGCTCTTTTCCTCGGTTGGTATTTCCTGGATGAACCCGTTACCACCTGGACACTTATTGGAGCGGCCTTGGTGGTTTTGGGAGTAATGGGCGTCTTCCGGCAAAAAAACCACCAGCAGCGTAAAGAAGTGCCCAAAAGCCTATGCGAAACCGTTAATACCCGCTAATACATCTTTATTTGTTCGACAGCAGTCAATATGTTTATTAAAAATGCTTGCGAGTTTTTATTTTAAAGAAAACACGTAGGCATTTCTATTTATTTTTACCTTTTTTCTACATTAACAAATCGGCTGGCAGTGTTATGATATTTTACGCAATTGCTCCACGCGATAAAATAGGGAAAGCCATGGGAGCCTTCGGCATGGTTTTTGTAGTGGCACCCTCCATTGGACCTACTCTGGGAGGTTATCTTGTGGAGTATGTCAACTGGCGCTGGATTTTTACCATTAATATACCGGTCGGCGTCATCGGTTTATTCCTGGCATACCTGGTGATACCTGAATTTAAAGGTATAAACCCGGGCAAATTCGACCTGTGGGGTGCCCTTACTTCCGCATCGGGTATGTTTTGCCTTCTATTCGCTTTATCCGAAGGACCATCCTGGGGCTGGACCTCTGAACCAATCGTTTGCTTGTTTTATTTCAGCCTTGTGTCCTTCGTCCTCTTCATTTACCACGAACTGCATACTCCCGAACCTTTACTCGATTTACGCATTTTTACCAGCCCGGTTTACACTGTCGGCAACGCGGTCCTGGTTGTTTTGACCTTCGGCATGTTTGGAGCGCTTTTTTACATTCCGGTATTTTTGCAAAGCGTACGTGGTTTAGGCGCCCTGCAGTCCGGAATGCTGATGCTCCCGCCCGCCCTGGCATCCGCAGTAATGATGCCCATAAGCGGCGCCCTATACGATAGAATCGGCCCCAGGCTGCCGGTACTGACAGGTATCCTACTGCTTGCGCTCAGCACCTTCCTTTTTTCAAAGGTGGACCTCAACACACCATTGAGCACCATTATCTTTTGGAATGTATTGCGTTCCATGGGAATGGGTTTGACGATGATGCCCACGCAGGCCTCGCTGATGTCCGAAATCCCGACGGAAAAGGTAGGACGCGCCTCAGCTGTAAACAATATCATTGCCAGGGTATCCGGCTCATTTGGAATAGCCGTGCTGACCGGTATTATGACCGGCCGAATGGCGCTCCACACTGCCAATCTAAACTGGGCAATCTCCGCCTCAAACCCGCTGGTTTACGGCCAGCTGTTGGAGCTTTCGGAAAGCCTTGCCGGTTCAGGTCCGGAAAGCGTGCCGCTGAATAACATAACCTTATCAATTATTGGAAAAAAATTTGCCAGATGTCTTTTGTCCAGTCGATGAATGACCTGTTCATCATTACTTCCGCATTTGCGCTGCTTGCCTTTTCCCCGGCCTTGATACTGAAGAAAGGCCATGATAAGGCTCGTGCCAGGGAAACTGTAATTGAATAAGACAAAAGGAGGAGCAAAATGGGCAGGAAAAAGATAATGGCCCTGGTCATTCTGGCAATCCTGACCGGGGCTGGTTTAATAGCCTTGTACTTTGGCTATAACTCATATTAGTATGTTTCGACGGAAGGTGACCCAGTTGATTCCGGTAAAAATCCGCTTCCCGGAACTTCCCAAGCTTAATGCCAAGCTGGGAATGAACGTCACGGTTAGAATTCACATAAGGTAAGGATGTGCAACTATTTATGAAAACGAGTAAATTTTATAAGTCTGCCATGCTGATCGCCGCCTTGCTCATTGTCGTGCTGGTTTCGTTCCTGCTTGTTAAACCGGCGGCCCGGTTGCAGGTTAAAACCGTTTCCGTTCCTGCCGGCCAGTTTTTCCCCATCGAAATAAGCGTTGCCAATACCCAGCTGCTCTTGAAAGCTGGTATGACTGCTTATGCCAATATAGTCGTGGAAACCAGCCGGCCAATACTGGCGATATCAAAAAACGCACTGCTGGAAAGAGACGGCCGGCAGTATGTATTCGTTTTGAAGGACGGCAGGGCTAAGCTTGTTCCCGTTCTCACCGGGTTAAGCGGCGAGAATGATATAACCATCCTGGAAGGACTGTCAAGAGGCGATCAGGTTATCGTTTCTGGCGCCGGCCAGGTAATGGAAGGCCAGCCGGCTAAGGCCAAATCCTTTCAGTAAATATTTTAATACAAACTGGTTATCATAAATCTAAACATTATTTATACCGGTGATTATAATGCCCAAACAATTTATACCTTTTATCCCTTTAATCTATACTTTAATTTTTGCCCTGATTCTCGTGGCTGTTGTGCCCAGAAAAGATATTCACCGGCTTTCCATTTACGGAATCCTTTTTGGGGCAATAGGCGATGTTTTTGTAATTATTTCCGGAAAAGTTTTCGGCCTGTTCGAG
This portion of the Peptococcaceae bacterium genome encodes:
- a CDS encoding DHA2 family efflux MFS transporter permease subunit codes for the protein MIFYAIAPRDKIGKAMGAFGMVFVVAPSIGPTLGGYLVEYVNWRWIFTINIPVGVIGLFLAYLVIPEFKGINPGKFDLWGALTSASGMFCLLFALSEGPSWGWTSEPIVCLFYFSLVSFVLFIYHELHTPEPLLDLRIFTSPVYTVGNAVLVVLTFGMFGALFYIPVFLQSVRGLGALQSGMLMLPPALASAVMMPISGALYDRIGPRLPVLTGILLLALSTFLFSKVDLNTPLSTIIFWNVLRSMGMGLTMMPTQASLMSEIPTEKVGRASAVNNIIARVSGSFGIAVLTGIMTGRMALHTANLNWAISASNPLVYGQLLELSESLAGSGPESVPLNNITLSIIGKKFARCLLSSR